GTTATACGCCTAAGTATAATTCATTCTGATTATTTTTCTCTTTGAAGATAGTTACATAATGCACCTAATTTATTTGCATCATTTCCATATATACATGTTTTTAAAATTGGCTTTATTGTTCCTTCTAGGCCATTATTCATAATTATATCTAATCTTTTATTTATTTCATCAACATATTCATTTCTTGCACTTATTGCTCCACCCAATATAATAACTTCTGGATCATAAGTATATTGTATATTATATATACCTACTGCCATAGTAAAGTAATACTTATTTACTTCTTGAAGTGCAATTTCATCACCTTTATTACATAATTCAAAGACATCCACACCATCAATACTACCTTCTTCTAAGCCTTTTAATTTAGCAACATTTTTTGCTAATGCAGTAGTAGATCCTGATTTACTCCAAGTATTAAACTTAGGTTTCCCATCTACAAAATCAAAGTTTATTGAACAGTAGCCAAATTCTCCTCCATGTTTATGAATTCCAACATGAACTTTTTTATCTTTAACTATAGCTCCACCTATTCCTGATCCACAAACAACAAATGCTAAATCGTTGTTGTCCTTACCCGCTCCAAGCCAACATTCT
The DNA window shown above is from Clostridium beijerinckii and carries:
- a CDS encoding ROK family protein; the encoded protein is MRDFMVFDIGGSSTKWSVINELGEFKESGKFRCPSTAEEFFSELIKITNEMKVKSDVKGIAISAPGAVDGETGLIGGITAIPYIHGPNFKEILKEGTSLNAELENDANCAALGECWLGAGKDNNDLAFVVCGSGIGGAIVKDKKVHVGIHKHGGEFGYCSINFDFVDGKPKFNTWSKSGSTTALAKNVAKLKGLEEGSIDGVDVFELCNKGDEIALQEVNKYYFTMAVGIYNIQYTYDPEVIILGGAISARNEYVDEINKRLDIIMNNGLEGTIKPILKTCIYGNDANKLGALCNYLQREK